Proteins encoded within one genomic window of Zootoca vivipara chromosome 12, rZooViv1.1, whole genome shotgun sequence:
- the HYCC1 gene encoding hyccin isoform X2: protein MLAVDKGIVEEWLSEYKTVPEASIPSYAKNLKDKSSLVSSLYKVIQDPQSELLEPVCHQLFEFYRSGEELLLQFTLQFLPELIWCYLAVSASKDLQSSGCIEALLLGVYNLEIVDKQGHSRVLSFTIPSLSKPSIYHEPSSIGSMALTEGALSQHGLSRVVYSGPHLQREMLTAQNRFEVLTFLLLRYNAALSYMPAVSLQSLCQICSRICVCGYPRQQVRKYKGINSRIPISSEFMVQMLTGIYYAFYNGEWDLARKAMDDILYRAQLELYPEPLLVANAIKASLPQGAIKSNKEGTKCIQVEITPTASRISRNAVTSLSIRGHRWKRHEQPDNANDTTESGNFVIPEISVTNVTGERTGNGEKSRAPTENDAQHIQGVQEAPTDPRVDSKGMPEIRRQKSVRKIMEDGISSPGRVQF, encoded by the exons ACGGTGCCAGAAGCATCTATACCAAGCTATGCTAAAAATCTGAAAGACAAGAGTTCTCTGGTTTCATCTCTTTATAAAGTTATTCAGGATCCACAAAGTGAG CTGCTAGAACCAGTCTGCCATCAGCTGTTTGAATTTTATCGTAGTGGTGAGGAACTTCTGCTTCAGTTCACGCTGCAGTTTCTTCCAGAACTGATATGGTGCTATCTTGCCGTTTCTGCCAGTAAGGACCTACAAAGCAGTGGCTGCATAGAAGCACTTCTCTTAGGAGTTTATAACTTG GAAATAGTTGACAAACAGGGGCACAGTAGGGTATTAAGTTTTACAATTCCATCCTTATCCAAACCTTCCATATATCATGAA CCTTCGAGTATTGGTTCAATGGCTCTTACTGAGGGTGCTCTATCTCAGCATGGCTTATCCAGGGTTGTGTATAGCGGACCTCATTTGCAGAGAGAGATGTTAACGGCACAAAACAG GTTTGAAGTATTGACATTCCTTTTGTTGCGTTACAATGCTGCCTTAAGCTATATGCCTGCAGTTTCTCTTCAATCTTTATGTCAAATCTGCTCAAG GATCTGTGTTTGCGGATATCCTCGTCAACAAGTAAGGAAATACAAAGGCATAAACAGCAGGATTCCAATTTCCTCTGAATTCATGGTGCAGATGTTAACTGGGATTTATTATGCTTT TTATAATGGAGAATGGGATCTAGCTCGTAAAGCAATGGATGATATTTTATACAGAGCACAACTGGAGTTATATCCAGAACCACTGTTG GTTGCCAATGCAATAAAAGCTTCGTTGCCTCAGGGTGCCATAAAATCTAATAAAGAAGGTACAAAATGTATTCAGGTTGAAATTACACCTACTGCATCTAGAATATCAAGAAATGCAGTGACCAGCCTGTCTATTCGGGGCCATAGATGGAAAAGGCATG AACAACCAGATAATGCTAATGACACTACTGAATCGGGCAACTTTGTCATACCCGAGATTAGTGTTACAAATGTGACTGGAGAGAGAACCGGGAATGGGGAAAAAAGCAGAGCACCAACAGAGAATGATGCTCAGCATATACAGGGTGTGCAGGAAGCACCTACAGATCCTAGAGTTGACAGCAAAGGCATGCCAGAGATCAGGAGGCAAAAATCTGTAAGAAAAATTATGGAGGATGGAATAAGCTCACCTGGCAGAGTGCAGTTTTAG
- the HYCC1 gene encoding hyccin isoform X1, which produces MLAVDKGIVEEWLSEYKTVPEASIPSYAKNLKDKSSLVSSLYKVIQDPQSELLEPVCHQLFEFYRSGEELLLQFTLQFLPELIWCYLAVSASKDLQSSGCIEALLLGVYNLEIVDKQGHSRVLSFTIPSLSKPSIYHEPSSIGSMALTEGALSQHGLSRVVYSGPHLQREMLTAQNRFEVLTFLLLRYNAALSYMPAVSLQSLCQICSRICVCGYPRQQVRKYKGINSRIPISSEFMVQMLTGIYYAFYNGEWDLARKAMDDILYRAQLELYPEPLLVANAIKASLPQGAIKSNKEGTKCIQVEITPTASRISRNAVTSLSIRGHRWKRHGNELGIPEEELIEVSEVDEGFYSRAPSTTNHSAFSSNTSNKTQLSKSQRRSGGSKVGGKEKETVGEAHKDHLSRKQNQRAMSENLELLSLKRLTLTSSQSLPKPGSHSLARTSTTLFSKSFEQVSGGVVPNNHHSGTEANRFSVCSLQEENLIFGADRIELPISSKQPNQQRPPTISITLSAD; this is translated from the exons ACGGTGCCAGAAGCATCTATACCAAGCTATGCTAAAAATCTGAAAGACAAGAGTTCTCTGGTTTCATCTCTTTATAAAGTTATTCAGGATCCACAAAGTGAG CTGCTAGAACCAGTCTGCCATCAGCTGTTTGAATTTTATCGTAGTGGTGAGGAACTTCTGCTTCAGTTCACGCTGCAGTTTCTTCCAGAACTGATATGGTGCTATCTTGCCGTTTCTGCCAGTAAGGACCTACAAAGCAGTGGCTGCATAGAAGCACTTCTCTTAGGAGTTTATAACTTG GAAATAGTTGACAAACAGGGGCACAGTAGGGTATTAAGTTTTACAATTCCATCCTTATCCAAACCTTCCATATATCATGAA CCTTCGAGTATTGGTTCAATGGCTCTTACTGAGGGTGCTCTATCTCAGCATGGCTTATCCAGGGTTGTGTATAGCGGACCTCATTTGCAGAGAGAGATGTTAACGGCACAAAACAG GTTTGAAGTATTGACATTCCTTTTGTTGCGTTACAATGCTGCCTTAAGCTATATGCCTGCAGTTTCTCTTCAATCTTTATGTCAAATCTGCTCAAG GATCTGTGTTTGCGGATATCCTCGTCAACAAGTAAGGAAATACAAAGGCATAAACAGCAGGATTCCAATTTCCTCTGAATTCATGGTGCAGATGTTAACTGGGATTTATTATGCTTT TTATAATGGAGAATGGGATCTAGCTCGTAAAGCAATGGATGATATTTTATACAGAGCACAACTGGAGTTATATCCAGAACCACTGTTG GTTGCCAATGCAATAAAAGCTTCGTTGCCTCAGGGTGCCATAAAATCTAATAAAGAAGGTACAAAATGTATTCAGGTTGAAATTACACCTACTGCATCTAGAATATCAAGAAATGCAGTGACCAGCCTGTCTATTCGGGGCCATAGATGGAAAAGGCATG GTAATGAACTAGGCATTCCAGAAGAAGAACTGATAGAAGTGTCTGAAGTTGATGAGGGCTTTTACTCTAGGGCTCCTTCTACCACAAATCATTCTGCTTTCAGCAGCAACACCAGTAACAAGACTCAGCTAAGCAAGAGTCAGCGGAGGTCTGGAGGAAGCAAGgttggaggaaaagaaaaagaaactgttgGTGAAGCCCACAAAGATCACCTGTCTCGTAAACAAAACCAGCGAGCAATGAGTGAGAATTTAGAGCTTCTGTCTTTAAAGAGACTGACCCTGACTAGCAGCCAATCTCTGCCTAAGCCAGGCAGTCATAGTTTGGCTAGAACTAGCACTACTCTTTTTAGCAAATCCTTTGAGCAGGTCAGTGGTGGTGTAGTCCCAAATAATCACCACAGTGGCACAGAAGCAAACAGATTTTCAGTCTGTAGTCTGCAAGAGGAGAATCTGATTTTTGGAGCCGACAGAATAGAACTTCCTATTTCAAGCAAACAGCCAAATCAGCAACGACCACCTACCATCAGCATAACTTTGTCAGCAGACTAA
- the HYCC1 gene encoding hyccin isoform X4, giving the protein MLAVDKGIVEEWLSEYKTVPEASIPSYAKNLKDKSSLVSSLYKVIQDPQSELLEPVCHQLFEFYRSGEELLLQFTLQFLPELIWCYLAVSASKDLQSSGCIEALLLGVYNLEIVDKQGHSRVLSFTIPSLSKPSIYHEPSSIGSMALTEGALSQHGLSRVVYSGPHLQREMLTAQNRFEVLTFLLLRYNAALSYMPAVSLQSLCQICSRICVCGYPRQQVRKYKGINSRIPISSEFMVQMLTGIYYAFYNGEWDLARKAMDDILYRAQLELYPEPLLVANAIKASLPQGAIKSNKEGTKCIQVEITPTASRISRNAVTSLSIRGHRWKRHGVILDDTGAEVHESMVRTSVCCSR; this is encoded by the exons ACGGTGCCAGAAGCATCTATACCAAGCTATGCTAAAAATCTGAAAGACAAGAGTTCTCTGGTTTCATCTCTTTATAAAGTTATTCAGGATCCACAAAGTGAG CTGCTAGAACCAGTCTGCCATCAGCTGTTTGAATTTTATCGTAGTGGTGAGGAACTTCTGCTTCAGTTCACGCTGCAGTTTCTTCCAGAACTGATATGGTGCTATCTTGCCGTTTCTGCCAGTAAGGACCTACAAAGCAGTGGCTGCATAGAAGCACTTCTCTTAGGAGTTTATAACTTG GAAATAGTTGACAAACAGGGGCACAGTAGGGTATTAAGTTTTACAATTCCATCCTTATCCAAACCTTCCATATATCATGAA CCTTCGAGTATTGGTTCAATGGCTCTTACTGAGGGTGCTCTATCTCAGCATGGCTTATCCAGGGTTGTGTATAGCGGACCTCATTTGCAGAGAGAGATGTTAACGGCACAAAACAG GTTTGAAGTATTGACATTCCTTTTGTTGCGTTACAATGCTGCCTTAAGCTATATGCCTGCAGTTTCTCTTCAATCTTTATGTCAAATCTGCTCAAG GATCTGTGTTTGCGGATATCCTCGTCAACAAGTAAGGAAATACAAAGGCATAAACAGCAGGATTCCAATTTCCTCTGAATTCATGGTGCAGATGTTAACTGGGATTTATTATGCTTT TTATAATGGAGAATGGGATCTAGCTCGTAAAGCAATGGATGATATTTTATACAGAGCACAACTGGAGTTATATCCAGAACCACTGTTG GTTGCCAATGCAATAAAAGCTTCGTTGCCTCAGGGTGCCATAAAATCTAATAAAGAAGGTACAAAATGTATTCAGGTTGAAATTACACCTACTGCATCTAGAATATCAAGAAATGCAGTGACCAGCCTGTCTATTCGGGGCCATAGATGGAAAAGGCATG GAGTCATACTTGATGATACAGGTGCTGAAGTTCACGAGTCAATGGTTAGGACAAGTGTTTGCTGCAGCAGATAA
- the HYCC1 gene encoding hyccin isoform X3 — protein sequence MLAVDKGIVEEWLSEYKTVPEASIPSYAKNLKDKSSLVSSLYKVIQDPQSELLEPVCHQLFEFYRSGEELLLQFTLQFLPELIWCYLAVSASKDLQSSGCIEALLLGVYNLEIVDKQGHSRVLSFTIPSLSKPSIYHEPSSIGSMALTEGALSQHGLSRVVYSGPHLQREMLTAQNRFEVLTFLLLRYNAALSYMPAVSLQSLCQICSRICVCGYPRQQVRKYKGINSRIPISSEFMVQMLTGIYYAFYNGEWDLARKAMDDILYRAQLELYPEPLLVANAIKASLPQGAIKSNKEGTKCIQVEITPTASRISRNAVTSLSIRGHRWKRHEQPDNANDTTESGNFVIPEISVTNVTGERTGNGEKSRAPTENDAQHIQGVQEAPTDPRVDSKGMPEIRRQKSVMN from the exons ACGGTGCCAGAAGCATCTATACCAAGCTATGCTAAAAATCTGAAAGACAAGAGTTCTCTGGTTTCATCTCTTTATAAAGTTATTCAGGATCCACAAAGTGAG CTGCTAGAACCAGTCTGCCATCAGCTGTTTGAATTTTATCGTAGTGGTGAGGAACTTCTGCTTCAGTTCACGCTGCAGTTTCTTCCAGAACTGATATGGTGCTATCTTGCCGTTTCTGCCAGTAAGGACCTACAAAGCAGTGGCTGCATAGAAGCACTTCTCTTAGGAGTTTATAACTTG GAAATAGTTGACAAACAGGGGCACAGTAGGGTATTAAGTTTTACAATTCCATCCTTATCCAAACCTTCCATATATCATGAA CCTTCGAGTATTGGTTCAATGGCTCTTACTGAGGGTGCTCTATCTCAGCATGGCTTATCCAGGGTTGTGTATAGCGGACCTCATTTGCAGAGAGAGATGTTAACGGCACAAAACAG GTTTGAAGTATTGACATTCCTTTTGTTGCGTTACAATGCTGCCTTAAGCTATATGCCTGCAGTTTCTCTTCAATCTTTATGTCAAATCTGCTCAAG GATCTGTGTTTGCGGATATCCTCGTCAACAAGTAAGGAAATACAAAGGCATAAACAGCAGGATTCCAATTTCCTCTGAATTCATGGTGCAGATGTTAACTGGGATTTATTATGCTTT TTATAATGGAGAATGGGATCTAGCTCGTAAAGCAATGGATGATATTTTATACAGAGCACAACTGGAGTTATATCCAGAACCACTGTTG GTTGCCAATGCAATAAAAGCTTCGTTGCCTCAGGGTGCCATAAAATCTAATAAAGAAGGTACAAAATGTATTCAGGTTGAAATTACACCTACTGCATCTAGAATATCAAGAAATGCAGTGACCAGCCTGTCTATTCGGGGCCATAGATGGAAAAGGCATG AACAACCAGATAATGCTAATGACACTACTGAATCGGGCAACTTTGTCATACCCGAGATTAGTGTTACAAATGTGACTGGAGAGAGAACCGGGAATGGGGAAAAAAGCAGAGCACCAACAGAGAATGATGCTCAGCATATACAGGGTGTGCAGGAAGCACCTACAGATCCTAGAGTTGACAGCAAAGGCATGCCAGAGATCAGGAGGCAAAAATCT GTAATGAACTAG